Proteins from a single region of Macrobrachium nipponense isolate FS-2020 chromosome 11, ASM1510439v2, whole genome shotgun sequence:
- the LOC135195103 gene encoding toll-like receptor Tollo: MKVTVAISVLASVLTTTIALIYNAPENCNWNYRDSNQKDVTLSCNLRTIGSDFDTSNFSISQSEHTTDLEILCSDVLFFQSSLQPRVFQRLFNLDTITIEYCKLTGLPAGTFLGLDAMKMLTVRTHNSDWSAMALELSPDSLVGMPHLERLDLGQNNIWNLPERVFCPLPGLRHLNLTWNRLQDVSEIGVTGSCGAHLVTLDLSGNDLVVLPEAGLAGLESLRELYLQYNDISMLADGAFLALNSLNVLNISSNRLVALPPEVFNETLGLTELYMHNNTISVLAPGLFAALSRLTVLDMSHNQLTSEWVTAETFRGLVRLVFLNLSRNRLSQVNLDMFRDLSALQVLDLSHNQLTVIGDMTFSPLANLHRLDLSYNRLMGLEGRSLLGLHVLSSLSVAHNNISRIAPDAFNNCTNLRDLRLEYNFMESIPEAVRAAEYLRTLKISHNVITSVTKDDLTPLSGLRHLDMSNNRLKGLCKSCLGGLEYLEVLDLSRNELGSVPHGVFDTNTRLQLLRMDGNKMSDINGLFASLPNLLWLNVSDNRITWFDYALIPNQLQYLDLHDNKIRDLGNYFGLEGKLELRTLDVSHNQLESLGGPSVPDSVELLFVNSNKITRIGAGTFANKNNLSMVDLYDNLLSKVDLNSINLPRVPEDRDLPEFYIGGNPIFCDCNMEWMHRVHQISGLRQHPRVMDLDKVICTLPYPRTEENRIPFLETQPSQFLCPYTSHCFALCQCCDFIACDCQMTCPKGCSCYHDDTWATNTVDCSARNHHQLPDDIPMDATVVFMDNNEMPTLDAHHLIGRKNLRALYINSSRVERIQNRTFHGLSSLKELHLHDNMLAELHGYEFEHLEHLRELYLQNNRLKIINNATFTGLKALEVLRLDGNFIFDFPVWHLKLNSGLKHVALGANAWSCECRYMVDFKNWLIRETDVVHDAKSIFCVSNSSGDPGPYVLESSYSCENFVATSIVQEKLENDFLQPVLITLGIFFVVLIVGVVFAVFRVRLQQSVSKKCGLKCFPSQPTPPKEDERNIVYDAFISYSEMDAPFVTEIFAAELENGDPSYKLCLPSRDYQTVGTYVGDFIVHSIESSHKTVLVLTKNFVDHDWCKFSFKAAHLEALKNFKNRVIVVMCGDVNEGEMDSDLASVVKGATKLKYEDKSFWSKLHASLPSGANKISQQCYITETNYIMRNSVPVLSPNHTLKQGQLVPNMVLTNAIKTPVTHYHQQPPPHPHYHQTQPSISSDPGELDKTFVSVETAQSSLAPSLSHSYMSIDYGAARNSHIYASIDETTPALPPSTLPSVHTLHHHLRQQQQQQQQQQQQQQQQSQQSPSPPHQYLPVSNSQQRRPLTGGVPPIQAFDQPAVTASYFI, from the coding sequence ATGAAGGTGACAGTGGCAATAAGTGTGTTGGCAAGTGTTTTAACCACAACAATTGCTCTAATTTACAATGCACCCGAAAACTGTAACTGGAATTATCGTGACAGTAACCAAAAAGACGTGACTCTATCTTGTAACTTGAGAACCATTGGCAGTGACTTTGACACGAGCAATTTCTCGATTTCGCAAAGTGAACACACAACCGACCTGGAAATTCTGTGCAGTGATGTCTTGTTTTTCCAGTCGTCTCTCCAGCCTCGTGTTTTCCAGCGGTTATTTAATCTCGATACCATCACGATCGAGTATTGTAAATTGACTGGACTCCCGGCTGGAACTTTCCTCGGACTGGATGCCATGAAAATGCTAACAGTGAGAACGCATAACAGTGACTGGAGTGCCATGGCTCTCGAACTCAGTCCCGATAGTTTGGTTGGAATGCCCCATCTGGAACGCTTAGACCTGGGTCAAAATAATATCTGGAATCTGCCCGAACGTGTCTTCTGCCCACTGCCCGGTCTCCGGCACTTGAACCTCACTTGGAATCGCCTTCAAGATGTGTCAGAAATTGGGGTTACCGGCAGTTGCGGTGCACATTTGGTCACCCTTGACCTCTCTGGAAATGACCTTGTTGTCCTTCCAGAGGCTGGACTGGCCGGCCTGGAATCTCTACGTGAACTTTACCTTCAGTATAATGACATTTCCATGTTGGCAGATGGGGCGTTCCTGGCTCTCAATTCTTTGAACGTCCTCAACATTTCCAGCAATCGTCTCGTTGCCCTTCCCCCCGAAGTGTTTAACGAGACCTTAGGGCTGACAGAGCTCTACATGCATAACAACACCATCAGCGTTTTAGCCCCGGGACTTTTTGCAGCCCTCAGCCGTCTGACTGTCTTGGACATGTCCCACAATCAACTGACTTCCGAATGGGTGACGGCCGAGACATTCCGAGGGTTGGTGAGACTCGTTTTCCTGAATCTGAGTCGTAACCGCCTGTCGCAGGTCAACCTCGACATGTTTCGTGACCTGTCGGCTCTCCAAGTTTTGGATTTGAGCCACAACCAGCTGACTGTCATCGGCGACATGACATTCTCTCCCCTGGCCAACCTGCACCGACTGGACTTGAGTTACAACAGACTGATGGGTTTGGAAGGCAGGAGTTTATTGGGTTTGCACGTGTTGTCCTCTCTCTCCGTCGCCCACAACAACATCTCCCGCATCGCCCCCGATGCCTTCAACAACTGCACGAATCTTCGTGACCTGCGGCTCGAGTACAACTTCATGGAATCGATCCCCGAGGCCGTTCGTGCAGCGGAGTACCTCCGTACTTTAAAAATCAGCCATAACGTCATAACGAGTGTAACCAAGGATGACCTCACCCCCCTGAGCGGTCTGAGGCATCTAGATATGTCTAATAATCGTCTGAAAGGTTTGTGCAAATCATGTTTGGGTGGTCTGGAATACCTGGAAGTTTTAGACTTGTCTCGTAACGAGTTAGGATCAGTGCCGCACGGAGTGTTCGATACCAATACGAGATTGCAGTTGTTACGAATGGATGGAAATAAGATGAGTGATATCAATGGCTTATTTGCTTCCCTGCCTAATCTCTTGTGGCTTAATGTGTCTGACAATCGCATCACGTGGTTCGATTACGCCCTCATCCCCAATCAGTTGCAGTACCTCGACCTCCACGACAACAAGATCAGGGACCTGGGAAATTACTTCGGCTTGGAAGGGAAACTGGAACTGAGAACACTAGATGTAAGTCATAACCAACTAGAAAGTCTTGGTGGTCCGTCTGTGCCGGACAGCGTTGAACTTCTTTTTGTAAATAGTAATAAAATCACTCGCATTGGTGCAGGAACTTTTGCTAACAAAAATAATCTCTCTATGGTTGACTTATATGATAATCTTCTCAGTAAGGTTGATTTGAACTCTATCAATCTCCCACGTGTCCCAGAAGACCGTGACCTTCCCGAGTTTTATATAGGTGGCAATCCCATCTTCTGCGATTGCAACATGGAATGGATGCATCGTGTCCATCAGATCAGCGGTTTGAGGCAGCATCCACGCGTGATGGATTTAGACAAGGTAATCTGCACTCTCCCCTACCCTCGTACTGAGGAGAACCGAATTCCTTTCTTGGAGACGCAGCCATCTCAGTTTCTGTGTCCCTACACCTCCCACTGCTTTGCCCTTTGCCAATGCTGTGATTTCATCGCGTGTGACTGCCAGATGACATGCCCGAAGGGATGCTCTTGCTACCATGATGACACTTGGGCCACTAACACCGTCGACTGTTCTGCCAGAAATCACCACCAGCTCCCGGATGACATACCCATGGATGCCACAGTTGTTTTCATGGACAACAACGAGATGCCAACCCTTGATGCCCACCACCTCATCGGCAGAAAAAATCTAAGGGCTCTTTACATCAACAGTTCAAGGGTGGAGAGGATCCAAAACCGCACTTTCCACGGCCTTTCCTCCCTCAAAGAACTTCATCTCCACGACAACATGTTGGCAGAATTGCACGGGTATGAATTCGAACACCTGGAACATCTACGTGAGTTGTACCTTCAGAATAATCGGCTGAAGATAATAAATAACGCCACCTTTACCGGTCTCAAGGCTCTCGAAGTTTTGAGGCTGGATGGGAACTTCATCTTTGACTTCCCGGTGTGGCACCTGAAGCTCAACTCGGGCCTCAAACACGTGGCACTCGGTGCCAATGCATGGTCGTGCGAGTGCCGGTATATGGTGGACTTTAAAAACTGGCTTATTAGGGAAACAGATGTTGTTCACGATGCCAAATCTATCTTTTGTGTATCCAATTCCTCTGGGGACCCCGGTCCTTATGTGCTTGAAAGTTCATATTCATGTGAAAACTTTGTTGCAACATCCATTGTGCAAGAAAAGCTAGAAAATGATTTCTTGCAACCAGTGTTAATTACTCTCGgcatatttttcgttgtattaatTGTGGGTGTTGTGTTTGCTGTATTCAGAGTCCGTCTGCAACAAAGTGTGTCTAAGAAATGTGGGCTGAAGTGTTTCCCGTCGCAGCCGACCCCTCCCAAGGAAGACGAGAGGAACATAGTGTACGACGCTTTTATCAGTTACAGTGAAATGGACGCTCCTTTCGTCACCGAGATCTTCGCTGCTGAGCTCGAGAACGGCGACCCCTCCTACAAGCTGTGCCTTCCCTCCAGGGATTATCAGACCGTCGGTACATACGTGGGAGACTTTATTGTCCATTCCATCGAATCAAGTCATAAAACTGTTCTAGTCTTAACGAAAAATTTTGTCGACCACGACTGGTGTAAATTTTCATTCAAAGCCGCCCACCTGGAGGCGCTGAAAAACTTCAAAAACCGCGTGATTGTCGTGATGTGCGGGGATGTGAACGAGGGCGAGATGGACTCCGATCTCGCCTCCGTCGTGAAGGGCGCCACCAAACTGAAGTACGAAGACAAGTCCTTCTGGAGCAAGCTGCACGCCTCCCTCCCCAGCGGCGCCAACAAGATCTCGCAGCAGTGTTACATCACCGAGACCAACTACATCATGAGGAACAGCGTGCCCGTCTTGTCGCCCAACCACACTCTCAAGCAGGGGCAGTTGGTGCCCAACATGGTGCTCACGAATGCCATCAAGACCCCAGTCACCCACTATCACCAGCAGCCTCCTCCTCACCCTCACTATCACCAGACACAGCCGTCCATAAGCAGTGACCCGGGGGAACTGGACAAAACCTTCGTCAGTGTCGAGACGGCCCAGTCTAGTCTCGCCCCGAGTCTAAGTCATTCCTACATGTCCATCGACTACGGGGCCGCCAGAAATTCCCACATTTATGCCTCCATTGACGAGACTACCCCAGCACTTCCCCCGTCCACGCTCCCTTCAGTGCACACGCTCCATCACCACCTCcgtcagcaacagcagcagcagcagcagcaacagcaacagcagcagcagcagtcacAACAGTCACCTTCCCCTCCCCACCAGTACCTTCCAGTCAGTAACAGTCAACAGCGACGGCCTCTGACTGGGGGGGTGCCCCCCATTCAGGCTTTTGATCAGCCAGCAGTCACGGCGTCCTATTTCATATAA